The segment TAACCCAAAAATTGACGAGAGAACCGCCGTCTGAAAAATCCGCTATTTCCAAATCTTTTTCCGAAAAATTTATTTTGACGTCAACAAGGTTTATCGTTTCGTCTCCTGTATCAATTTTTACGTCTACGCGAAAAACATTTTCTCCCGGAAAATTTCCCGATGACGGACTGAAATAAAGAGTGGAAGCGGCGGCGGAAGAAACGAAAAACAGAAACAAAAACGCCGGCAGAATACGACAAAAAACACGAAATAATTTTTCATGTTTACTCTCCGGGGCAACAAAAAATTTTTTGACAGAAAAAAGCATAAATTAAATTTTTTATTGAGAAATATTAAGGCTCTTCGCGCCGGAATTATATAAGCTCTGAATTTCGCTTGCCGATAAAACACGGCTATAAATACGGACATTGTCAATCGCGCCGTCAAAATAGTTAGGAACGTCTCTGCCTCCGGCATACCGCATTCCCATATAAAGCGAATTAGAAGCGTCAGAAGTAAGTGAATCACCTATGCTACCGGAGTCATTTGATAATGAACCATTATAATATAGGTTTATTCCCGTAGGATCCAATCCGCCGTCCCATGTAATCACCAGATGCTGCCACTGAGAAAGAGTAATAATATTTACACTGCTGGAACGCCACGGCGGACTTGACCCGCCCGCTTGGAAAATAAAATTGGAAGCGGCCTGATTTAAATACAATCTCCACGCGCCGGAAGCCCCTGAATCTCCCTTAGAAACAATCGCCCCTTCGTTGGCGCCGCCATAGCTATCGGGTTTTATCCAAGCGGAAATCGTTATGGGGCGGACATCGTCCAAAGAAGCGGCGGAACCAGCGTTTACATAATCATTTACCCCGTCAAAATTCAGAGCCTGTCCGGAAACTCCTATTGTCGGCGCGGTTGAAGTGGACATTCCCACCATCTGCCCCGTGTTGCCGTTTCCGCTTTTATCCGTTATCTGCCCGGTTCCCCAATTGGTGTCTTTTCCGTCAAAAGTCCAGTAGCCGACAAGGCTGCCGGCAATTGCATTTTTCTGAGAAATATTCATATTGGCTTTTCTCTCGCCTGTTTTATATAATTCAAAAATTTCATTTGATGACAATGCCCGGTTATAAACACGGACATCATCAATCACGCCGTCAAAAAAACAACCGTTTGGAGAACAATATGATTCGTTTTGCCCGGCTCCTATCCACATATCCAAATTGTTTGAACCAAGCCCTTTCTGCGTAACAAGAGAACGGTCAAGAACTCCGTTTACATAAGTGGCAATTAAATTATCGCTATCCGAAAACAGACCGACAACATGGTACCACGTATTTGCCGCAAGCGTTGTCCCGCCGGAAACATTTCTGTTTAAATCGGAAGTGCTATTGCCCCTGATTTCAAATTCAACCTTATTATTGGTATAAATGCTTAATTTGTATCCTGTCATAACAGCGCCGCTCTGTTTGGATAAAAGCTTACGG is part of the Candidatus Paceibacterota bacterium genome and harbors:
- a CDS encoding LamG domain-containing protein — protein: MNFTKNQKLIAISIFVVVIVGFFLNSVIGGTGIIVNVTPKNNLDSGLVGYWTFDGKDTNWGTGQITDKSGNNNTGKVVGMSTSTAPTIGVSGQALNFVRASSRKVVVSDASSIQLTNAVTVSMWIKPTVTGTDRKLLSKQSGAVMTGYKLSIYTNNKVEFEIRGNSTSDLNRNVSGGTTLAANTWYHVVGLFSDSDNLIATYVNGVLDRSLVTQKGLGSNNLDMWIGAGQNESYCSPNGCFFDGVIDDVRVYNRALSSNEIFELYKTGERKANMNISQKNAIAGSLVGYWTFDGKDTNWGTGQITDKSGNGNTGQMVGMSTSTAPTIGVSGQALNFDGVNDYVNAGSAASLDDVRPITISAWIKPDSYGGANEGAIVSKGDSGASGAWRLYLNQAASNFIFQAGGSSPPWRSSSVNIITLSQWQHLVITWDGGLDPTGINLYYNGSLSNDSGSIGDSLTSDASNSLYMGMRYAGGRDVPNYFDGAIDNVRIYSRVLSASEIQSLYNSGAKSLNISQ